Genomic segment of Gemmatimonadaceae bacterium:
CATCAAGAGCGACTCGGCCATCGTGGTGCCCGCGGGCGCGCGGCACAATATCCGGAATACGGGGCCAAAGCCGCTCAAATTCTATACGCTCTACGCCCCACCGCAGCACCCCGAGGGCACCGTCCACCGCACCAAGGAGGAGGCGGAACGGGCCGAGGCGCACGCGGTAGAGTAGCGCCTACCGTCCTACACGTCATCAATACTTGATGACGGTCGGATCGACCTCATCCGACCACGCGAGAATCCCACCAACCAGATTCCTCGCCCGTGCGAATCCCTCCGCCTGCAGCGCCCGCACTGCCGCGCCGCTGCGGGCGCCCGACCGGCAGATCACCACGATCTCCCGCGCCGGGTTGAGCGTGGGAATCGCCGCTTCGAATGAGCCCAGCGGGATGAGTCGCGCCCCGGGAATCGCCGCGATGGCCAGTTCCTGCGCCTCGCGCACGTCGATGAGGTCGAAGTCGTCGCCGCGCTTGATCTTCTCGGCCAGTTCCGTGGGCGTGATGTCGCCAGTTGATGTAGACACTTCGGCGGTGGTGTGAGAGGTGGTTCCCGGAATGCCGCAGTACTCCTCGTACTCTTCCAGGTGCGTGATCGTGCGCGTGCCGCAGGCCGGGCAGGCCGGGTCCTTCTGCACCCGCACGGTGCGGAATTGCATGTCCAACGTATTGACCAGCAGCAGACGGCCGGCCAGCGTCTGGCCGATGCCGAGCAACAACTTGATGGTCTCGGTGGCCTGAATGGTTCCAATCAGGCCCGGCAGCACGCCCAGCACGCCCCCCTCGGCGCAGCTCGGCACCATGCCCGGCGGCGGCGGGGTGGGGAACAGGCAGCGGTAGCAGGGCCCGTTTTCGGTGGCGAACACGCTCGCCTGTCCCTCGAACCGGAAGATGCTCCCGTACACGTTGGGCTTGCCCAGCAACACCGAGACGTCGTTGGTCAGATAGCGCGTGCCGAAGTTGTCGGTGCCGTCCACGATCACGTCGTAGTCGCGCGCGATCTCCTCGGCGTTGGCGGCCTTGAAGGGTGTGTCGTACGTCTCCACGTGCACGTGCGGATTGAGATCGCGCAGCCGGTCACGCGCGCTATCAACCTTGCGATGGCCGATGGTGGACGTGCCGTGGACGATCTGGCGCTGCAGGTTGCTGGCGTCGACGACATCAAAATCCACCAGGCCCAGCGTGCCCACGCCGGCGGCGGCCAGGTATAATGAAGTGGGACTGCCCAGCCCTCCCGCTCCTATCAATAGAACGCGCGATCCCTTGAGCTTGCGCTGGCCGTCCAGCCCCACGTCGGGCAGCAGCAGGTGACGGGCGTAGCGCAGGATCTCGTCGGAACCCAGTTCCGGCAAGTCGCGCTGCGCGTCGTCCTGCTGTCCGATGCTCTGTGCCATGGTCATCCTCTCAGCCCCCGGCGATGGCAGGGACGATCGTCACCTCGTCGCCGTCGCGCACCGTGGCAGCGAACCCGCCGTTGAAGCGGATGTCGTCGTCGTTCAAATAAAACGTGACAAAGGGATAAGGTTCCCCCCGGTCGTCGCGCAAGCGGGGGCCCAGGGCGGGGTAGCGTTCGGCAAGCTGGGCCACCACGCCGCCCACCGTGACGCCGTCGGATTCCACGAGACGCGAGTTGCCGGCCAGGCGGGCCAGAATCGAGGGGAGATTGACGGTTATTGGCATGGCGAGATGCTCCGGGAAGGGGAAACGTAGGGTGGTAGGGGGGTAGGGCGGTTGGACAGAGAAACCACAGTCAGGCCGGCCAGTCCGACGCCGGTGGCGAAGGCGTCGGCGGGGACGCTCGCCGAGCGCCACGCCTCGGCCATGGCGCCGGCGACCAGCGGGGCCGTCTCGCGCGGGGCGATCGCGACGATCGAGGAGCCCGACCCGCTGAGCGTGGCGCCGTAGGCGCCGGCGGAGCGGGCAGCCCGCACCACGCGCTCGTAGTGCGGGATCAGCGGCTTGCGGTGTTCCACATGGAGCACGTCGTTCAGGCCCGCCGTCAACAGTTGGCGGCTGCCCGTCGTCAGCCCGTGCACCAGCGCCGCCGATCTCGCGGCCGCCGAGACCGCCGTGCGG
This window contains:
- the moeB gene encoding molybdopterin-synthase adenylyltransferase MoeB, which gives rise to MAQSIGQQDDAQRDLPELGSDEILRYARHLLLPDVGLDGQRKLKGSRVLLIGAGGLGSPTSLYLAAAGVGTLGLVDFDVVDASNLQRQIVHGTSTIGHRKVDSARDRLRDLNPHVHVETYDTPFKAANAEEIARDYDVIVDGTDNFGTRYLTNDVSVLLGKPNVYGSIFRFEGQASVFATENGPCYRCLFPTPPPPGMVPSCAEGGVLGVLPGLIGTIQATETIKLLLGIGQTLAGRLLLVNTLDMQFRTVRVQKDPACPACGTRTITHLEEYEEYCGIPGTTSHTTAEVSTSTGDITPTELAEKIKRGDDFDLIDVREAQELAIAAIPGARLIPLGSFEAAIPTLNPAREIVVICRSGARSGAAVRALQAEGFARARNLVGGILAWSDEVDPTVIKY
- a CDS encoding MoaD/ThiS family protein, translated to MPITVNLPSILARLAGNSRLVESDGVTVGGVVAQLAERYPALGPRLRDDRGEPYPFVTFYLNDDDIRFNGGFAATVRDGDEVTIVPAIAGG